One segment of Streptomyces sp. XD-27 DNA contains the following:
- the hppD gene encoding 4-hydroxyphenylpyruvate dioxygenase, producing MYVGNLEEAAFGWVDKYDFAVTGTSRSTDHRSVTLCQGSIKLVLTEPTSDRHPATIYLQAHGDGVADIALRTPDAAAAFDAAVRAGAVAVREPARLDEAEPGGPAVTAAVVGFGDMVHTLVQRDGTTASPQAKGPRGGDVDLLGIDHFAVCLSGGNLGPTVEFYERALGFRQIFEEHIVVGDQAMNSIVVQSASGAVTLTMIEPDESADPGQIDDFLKDHHGAGVQHIAFTSDDAVRSVQALSRRGVEFLKTPAAYYDLLGERIALETHKLDDLRATNVLADEDHGGQMFQIFTASTHPRRTLFFEIIERQGAETFGSANIKALYEAVELGRTGQSEPGAIRR from the coding sequence ATGTATGTCGGTAATCTCGAGGAGGCCGCTTTCGGCTGGGTGGACAAGTATGATTTCGCCGTCACCGGCACGAGCCGCTCCACGGATCACCGGAGCGTCACGCTGTGCCAGGGGTCGATAAAGCTTGTCCTCACCGAGCCGACGTCGGACCGGCATCCGGCGACGATCTACCTCCAGGCGCACGGCGACGGTGTGGCCGATATCGCGCTGCGCACTCCGGACGCGGCCGCCGCTTTCGACGCCGCCGTGCGGGCCGGGGCCGTAGCGGTCCGAGAGCCGGCGCGGCTCGACGAGGCGGAGCCGGGCGGACCGGCCGTCACGGCCGCCGTCGTCGGCTTCGGCGACATGGTGCACACCCTGGTCCAGAGGGACGGAACCACCGCCTCGCCACAGGCGAAGGGCCCTCGCGGGGGAGACGTGGACCTGCTCGGGATCGATCACTTCGCGGTCTGCCTGAGCGGGGGCAACCTCGGCCCCACGGTGGAGTTCTACGAGCGGGCACTGGGGTTCCGGCAGATCTTCGAGGAGCACATCGTGGTCGGTGACCAGGCGATGAACTCCATCGTCGTGCAGAGCGCGTCGGGAGCGGTCACCCTCACGATGATCGAGCCCGACGAGAGCGCCGACCCGGGCCAGATCGACGACTTCCTCAAGGACCACCACGGAGCTGGTGTCCAGCACATCGCGTTCACCAGCGACGACGCGGTCCGCTCGGTCCAGGCGCTGTCCCGGCGCGGGGTGGAGTTCCTGAAGACACCGGCGGCCTACTACGACCTGCTCGGTGAGCGGATCGCTCTGGAGACGCACAAACTGGACGATCTGCGGGCGACGAACGTGCTCGCCGACGAGGATCACGGCGGCCAGATGTTCCAGATCTTCACCGCTTCCACTCATCCACGGCGGACGCTCTTCTTCGAGATCATCGAGAGGCAGGGAGCGGAGACGTTCGGCAGCGCCAACATCAAGGCCCTGTACGAAGCCGTGGAACTGGGACGGACCGGCCAGAGCGAGCCTGGTGCCATCCGCCGATGA
- a CDS encoding cation:proton antiporter produces MQDHMSLAVRDSNLELALDVLPALAVILLAAAVIGRLAVMLGQPRVLGEIIAGILLGPTLFGWLAPDLQADVFPAEARSVLYVLSTIGLTLYMFLVGAGLDHSRQESDRKHHPAVLAASGFVPSLVLGGLVGLLMWDDVSREDVSRWEFALFVGGALSLTALPMLARMLYERGLQNSRLGRLSLVAASIDDAAAWCFLAMLTAVHTGSGAADALPMIGYSVLFTVVMLLGVSRLLRPLARHVGRQGTLSPGAMYVVVIVPIVCGYVTDLIGIYSVFGGFIAGLAMPRDPQFRQALHSRMMDTVSTLLLPVFFALSGLTTDLRSLSAHTLLFGVAALLAGFAGKYFGSALAMKTLRFSWREAFAVGGLMNARGLMIIVFINIGLAQGLITKPVFSVLVMVAVITSAAVLPLYRRALPHHLELSLGSEAPPPAPAPRPLTTTDMH; encoded by the coding sequence ATGCAGGACCATATGTCCTTGGCCGTGCGCGACAGCAACCTCGAACTGGCGCTCGACGTGCTTCCCGCACTGGCGGTCATCTTGCTCGCGGCGGCCGTGATCGGCAGGCTCGCGGTCATGCTCGGACAGCCACGGGTGCTCGGCGAAATCATCGCCGGCATCCTGCTGGGCCCGACCCTCTTCGGCTGGCTGGCACCCGATCTCCAGGCGGACGTCTTCCCGGCGGAGGCACGGTCGGTGCTGTACGTCCTGAGCACCATCGGCCTGACGCTCTACATGTTCCTCGTCGGCGCCGGCCTCGACCACAGCCGTCAGGAGTCCGATCGCAAGCACCACCCGGCGGTCCTCGCCGCTTCGGGGTTCGTGCCCTCCCTCGTCCTCGGCGGTCTCGTCGGCCTGCTGATGTGGGACGACGTCTCGCGCGAGGACGTCAGCCGGTGGGAGTTCGCCCTCTTCGTAGGCGGTGCGCTGTCCCTCACAGCGCTCCCCATGCTGGCCCGCATGCTGTACGAGCGGGGCCTGCAGAACTCCCGCCTGGGGCGGCTGTCCCTGGTCGCCGCCTCGATCGACGACGCGGCGGCCTGGTGCTTCCTGGCCATGCTGACGGCCGTGCACACCGGCTCCGGGGCCGCCGACGCTCTGCCCATGATCGGCTACAGCGTCCTGTTCACCGTCGTGATGCTGCTCGGAGTGTCCCGGCTGCTGCGGCCGCTGGCACGGCACGTGGGCCGACAGGGCACGCTGAGTCCCGGCGCGATGTACGTCGTCGTCATCGTCCCGATCGTCTGCGGATACGTCACCGATCTGATCGGGATCTACTCGGTCTTCGGCGGCTTCATCGCCGGCCTGGCCATGCCCCGTGACCCGCAGTTCCGCCAAGCGCTGCACAGCCGGATGATGGACACCGTCTCCACGCTGCTGCTGCCCGTCTTCTTCGCCCTGTCCGGCCTCACCACCGACCTGCGGAGCCTCTCGGCCCACACCCTGCTGTTCGGCGTCGCCGCGCTCCTGGCGGGATTCGCGGGCAAGTACTTCGGCAGCGCCCTGGCCATGAAGACACTCCGCTTCAGCTGGCGCGAGGCCTTCGCGGTGGGAGGGCTGATGAACGCCCGCGGCCTGATGATCATCGTCTTCATCAACATCGGCTTGGCACAGGGCCTGATCACCAAGCCGGTGTTCTCTGTTCTCGTCATGGTCGCCGTCATCACGAGCGCTGCGGTCCTGCCACTGTACCGCCGGGCGCTCCCGCACCACCTGGAGCTGTCCCTGGGCAGCGAAGCGCCCCCTCCGGCACCGGCACCACGCCCCCTGACGACCACCGACATGCACTGA
- the dpgB gene encoding enoyl-CoA-hydratase DpgB, which produces MMLRLDGTRPLSAESIEEMVDLCDRADDHRESGPVTVHVTGVPPAGWATELTVGVVSKWERAVRRFERLGRLTVAVASGDCAGTALDVLLAADVRIAAPGTRLLPSWAGGATWPG; this is translated from the coding sequence ATGATGCTGCGCCTGGACGGCACGCGGCCCCTGTCGGCCGAGTCCATCGAGGAGATGGTCGATCTCTGCGACCGCGCCGACGACCATCGGGAATCCGGCCCGGTCACCGTCCACGTCACGGGCGTCCCACCGGCCGGCTGGGCGACGGAGCTGACCGTCGGGGTGGTCTCCAAATGGGAACGGGCGGTGCGCCGGTTCGAACGGCTCGGCCGGCTCACGGTCGCGGTGGCGTCGGGCGACTGCGCCGGCACGGCGCTGGATGTCCTCCTCGCCGCCGACGTCCGGATCGCCGCTCCCGGCACCCGGCTGCTGCCCTCCTGGGCAGGCGGTGCCACCTGGCCGGGATGA
- a CDS encoding DUF6283 family protein, giving the protein MPGRCCCGLCSPVVPSCVAWLWSVSRQVQVCRLEAGVEREFREFPCARCPWRTDADLTAFFEEDIAMLRRADGRPGAEAPLDAPVVACHLDQPDTAHAFRWCGGWLAVVGAHHLAVRLAIVFDSLPGQALAPRPGWPRLYASLDALLEARAAQLHAADARADVTARGEESSPLTSRCSRPHLPPPRSAPLVDPLTFRCWSCC; this is encoded by the coding sequence GTGCCGGGGCGTTGTTGTTGTGGTCTGTGCTCGCCGGTTGTGCCGTCATGCGTTGCGTGGTTGTGGTCGGTGTCTCGGCAGGTGCAGGTCTGCAGGCTCGAGGCTGGTGTGGAGCGTGAGTTCCGGGAGTTTCCGTGTGCGCGGTGCCCGTGGCGCACGGATGCTGACCTGACCGCGTTCTTCGAAGAGGACATCGCGATGCTGCGGCGGGCGGACGGGCGGCCGGGCGCGGAAGCGCCGCTGGATGCACCGGTCGTCGCGTGCCATCTGGACCAGCCGGACACCGCACACGCCTTCCGCTGGTGTGGTGGCTGGCTCGCCGTGGTCGGCGCGCACCATCTGGCTGTGCGGCTGGCGATCGTGTTCGACTCTCTGCCAGGCCAGGCTCTTGCCCCACGGCCGGGCTGGCCCCGGCTCTACGCGAGCCTGGACGCGTTGCTCGAAGCACGCGCCGCGCAGCTGCACGCGGCCGACGCCAGGGCCGACGTCACTGCCCGGGGTGAAGAGAGCTCCCCCTTGACGTCCCGCTGCTCCAGACCCCACCTCCCGCCACCGCGTTCTGCCCCTCTCGTTGACCCTCTGACCTTTCGCTGCTGGAGCTGTTGCTGA
- the dpgC gene encoding (3,5-dihydroxyphenyl)acetyl-CoA 1,2-dioxygenase DpgC, translated as MTIAHTLPSGLTAAGETLHKAAERVDDLLAALPEPTRRTPGQRAEAATAQDEVRRLRERFLAEHVQEVYARLTDGRDLRIEALVTEAAEVFPGLVPTAAQLADERSRVQADKEGREIDQGIFLRAVLGSPVTGPHLVDAMLRPTPRALALLPEFRRTGLLETEAVRLERRDGVAHLTMCRHDRLNAEDEQQVEDMETAVDLALLDEDVKVGFVRGGEMSHPRYRGRRVFSAGINLKYLSSGDIPLVGFLLRRELGYINKIVRGLRLDDGGWRPPYADKPWAAAVDAFAIGGGTQLLLVFDHVLAASDAYLSLPAAKEGIIPGVANFRLTRSLGPRAARQVILGGRRLWASEPDARLIVDEVAEPADLDAAIERTLERLGGEAVLANRRMLNLSDEPPEEFRCYMAEFALQQALRLYGADVIDKVGRFAARRT; from the coding sequence ATGACGATCGCGCACACCCTTCCGAGCGGCCTCACCGCCGCCGGGGAGACGCTGCACAAGGCGGCCGAGCGGGTCGACGACCTGCTCGCCGCCCTGCCCGAGCCGACGCGACGGACCCCCGGCCAACGGGCCGAGGCCGCCACCGCCCAGGACGAGGTGCGCCGCCTGCGCGAGCGGTTCCTGGCCGAGCACGTCCAGGAGGTGTACGCCCGCCTCACCGACGGCCGCGACTTGCGCATCGAAGCCCTGGTCACGGAGGCCGCCGAGGTCTTCCCCGGCCTGGTCCCGACCGCGGCACAGCTCGCGGACGAGCGGTCGCGGGTCCAGGCGGACAAGGAAGGCCGGGAGATCGACCAGGGCATCTTCCTGCGGGCGGTGCTCGGCTCGCCCGTCACGGGCCCGCACTTGGTCGACGCGATGCTCCGACCGACCCCGCGGGCGCTCGCACTGCTCCCGGAGTTCCGGCGGACCGGCCTCCTGGAGACCGAGGCCGTCCGCCTTGAGCGGCGCGACGGCGTGGCCCACCTGACGATGTGCCGCCACGACCGCCTCAACGCCGAGGACGAGCAGCAGGTCGAGGACATGGAGACCGCGGTCGACCTGGCGCTGCTTGACGAGGACGTCAAGGTCGGGTTCGTGCGCGGCGGCGAGATGAGCCATCCGCGCTACCGAGGCAGGCGCGTGTTCAGTGCCGGAATCAATCTCAAGTACCTGTCGTCGGGCGACATTCCGCTCGTCGGGTTCCTGCTCCGCCGCGAACTCGGCTACATCAACAAGATCGTTCGCGGGCTCCGCCTGGACGACGGCGGGTGGCGGCCGCCGTACGCGGACAAGCCGTGGGCGGCCGCCGTCGACGCGTTCGCGATCGGCGGCGGCACCCAGCTGCTGCTCGTCTTCGACCACGTGCTGGCCGCGTCCGACGCCTACCTCAGCCTGCCCGCCGCCAAGGAAGGCATCATCCCGGGTGTCGCGAACTTCCGCCTCACCCGGTCGCTCGGCCCACGCGCCGCCCGGCAGGTGATCCTCGGCGGCCGACGGCTGTGGGCGAGCGAGCCGGACGCCCGCCTGATCGTCGACGAGGTCGCCGAACCCGCCGACCTGGACGCCGCGATCGAGCGGACCTTGGAACGGCTGGGCGGGGAAGCGGTGCTCGCCAACCGCCGGATGCTGAATCTGTCCGACGAGCCGCCCGAGGAGTTCCGCTGCTACATGGCGGAGTTCGCACTCCAGCAGGCGCTGCGGCTGTACGGCGCCGATGTCATCGACAAGGTGGGCCGGTTCGCCGCGAGGCGGACCTGA
- the dpgA gene encoding 3,5-dihydroxyphenylacetyl-CoA synthase DpgA: MTTSIAPAADLSVLTGLTEITRFAGVGTAVSDTSYSQSELLDILDIEDPKIRSVFLNSAIDRRFLTLPPEGPGGVRVPEPQGDLLDKHKKIAVDMGCRALEACLKSAGSSLEDLRHLCCVTSTGFLTPGLSALIIRELGIDPHCSRSDIVGMGCNAGLNALNVVAGWSAAHPGELGVVLCTEACSAAYALDGTMRTAVVNSLFGEGAAALAVTSGDGRAPGPRVLKFASYIITDAIDAMRYEWDRQLDRFSFFLDPQIPYVVGAHAEIVVDRLLSGTGLRRSDISQWLVHSGGKKVIDAVVVNLGLSRHDARHTTGVLRDYGNLSSGSFIFSYERLAEEDVARPGDYGVLMTMGPGSSIETALIQW, translated from the coding sequence ATGACTACCAGTATCGCTCCGGCGGCGGATCTTTCCGTTCTCACCGGACTCACCGAGATCACCAGGTTCGCAGGGGTCGGGACCGCGGTGTCCGACACCTCGTACTCGCAATCCGAGCTGCTCGACATCCTCGACATCGAGGACCCCAAGATCCGCTCGGTCTTCCTTAACAGCGCGATCGACCGGCGCTTTCTCACGCTTCCGCCGGAGGGCCCCGGCGGAGTGCGCGTACCCGAACCCCAGGGCGATCTGCTGGACAAACACAAGAAGATCGCCGTCGACATGGGGTGCCGTGCGCTCGAGGCCTGCCTGAAGTCGGCGGGGTCGAGTCTTGAGGACCTGCGTCACCTGTGCTGCGTCACCTCGACCGGCTTCCTGACTCCCGGCCTGAGCGCGCTGATCATCCGGGAACTCGGGATAGATCCGCATTGCAGCCGTTCGGACATCGTGGGCATGGGATGCAACGCGGGTCTGAACGCGCTCAACGTGGTCGCGGGCTGGTCCGCGGCGCACCCGGGCGAACTCGGTGTCGTCCTGTGCACCGAGGCGTGCTCCGCCGCGTATGCCCTGGACGGCACGATGCGGACCGCGGTGGTCAACAGTCTGTTCGGCGAAGGAGCCGCCGCCCTCGCCGTCACCTCCGGTGACGGCAGGGCGCCCGGCCCGCGCGTGCTGAAGTTCGCGAGCTACATCATCACCGACGCGATCGACGCGATGCGCTACGAATGGGACCGGCAACTGGACCGGTTCAGCTTCTTCCTCGACCCGCAGATCCCCTACGTGGTCGGCGCGCACGCCGAGATCGTCGTCGACCGCCTGCTGTCCGGAACGGGGCTGCGCCGCAGCGACATCAGCCAGTGGCTGGTGCACTCCGGCGGCAAGAAGGTGATCGACGCCGTCGTGGTCAACCTCGGCCTGAGCCGGCACGACGCTCGGCACACCACCGGCGTGCTCCGCGACTACGGCAACCTCTCCAGCGGCTCCTTCATCTTCTCCTACGAGCGACTGGCCGAAGAGGACGTCGCCCGGCCAGGCGACTACGGCGTGCTGATGACCATGGGGCCCGGATCCTCGATCGAGACGGCGCTGATCCAGTGGTGA
- a CDS encoding alpha-hydroxy acid oxidase, protein MTYVHLADFERAARDALPGQIWDFLAGGSGTEASLAANRTALEQTFVVPRVLRDLTESGTGADVLGKRAALPMGVAPIAYQRLFHPGGELAAARAARDAGVPYVICTMSSVPLEEIAAVGGRPWFQLYWLRDQKRSLDLVRRAEDAGCEAIVFTVDVPWMGRRLRDMRNGFALPEWVTAANFASSAAAHRRTLGVSAVADHTAREFAPANWDAVAAVCARTNLPVVLKGILAVEDARRAVEAGVSGIVVSNHGGRQLDGAVPGTEVLGEIAAAIGGGCQVLMDGGIRSGGDILKAIALGASAVLVGRPVMWGLATAGQDGVRQVLDLLAAELRDAMGLAGCESVDAAGRLSTRRPRYG, encoded by the coding sequence ATGACGTACGTGCACCTCGCCGATTTCGAACGTGCCGCCCGGGACGCCCTCCCCGGCCAGATCTGGGACTTCCTCGCCGGGGGCAGCGGCACCGAGGCCTCTCTGGCGGCCAACCGCACCGCACTCGAGCAAACCTTCGTGGTGCCCCGGGTGTTGCGTGACCTGACCGAGAGCGGCACCGGGGCCGATGTCCTCGGCAAGCGTGCCGCACTGCCGATGGGCGTCGCGCCGATCGCGTACCAGCGGCTGTTCCACCCCGGTGGTGAACTCGCGGCGGCGCGCGCGGCCCGGGACGCCGGCGTGCCGTACGTCATCTGCACCATGAGCAGCGTTCCGCTGGAGGAGATCGCTGCCGTCGGTGGCCGGCCGTGGTTCCAGCTGTACTGGCTGCGGGACCAGAAACGGTCTCTGGACCTGGTGCGCAGGGCGGAGGACGCGGGCTGTGAGGCGATCGTCTTCACCGTCGACGTACCGTGGATGGGGCGGCGGTTGCGCGACATGCGCAACGGCTTCGCGCTGCCGGAGTGGGTGACGGCTGCCAACTTCGCATCCTCCGCGGCCGCGCACCGCCGAACCCTAGGGGTGTCGGCCGTGGCCGACCACACCGCGCGCGAGTTCGCCCCGGCCAACTGGGACGCTGTGGCGGCGGTGTGCGCGCGCACGAACCTGCCGGTGGTGCTGAAGGGGATTCTCGCTGTCGAGGACGCCCGCCGTGCCGTCGAGGCAGGTGTCAGCGGCATCGTGGTGTCCAACCACGGAGGCCGTCAGCTGGACGGTGCCGTGCCCGGAACCGAGGTACTGGGCGAGATCGCCGCCGCGATCGGCGGCGGCTGCCAGGTGCTGATGGACGGGGGCATCCGCAGTGGCGGGGACATCCTCAAGGCCATCGCCCTCGGCGCGTCGGCCGTGCTCGTCGGACGCCCCGTCATGTGGGGCCTTGCCACGGCCGGTCAGGACGGCGTACGACAGGTGCTCGACCTGCTCGCCGCCGAACTCCGGGACGCGATGGGCCTGGCGGGCTGCGAGTCGGTGGACGCGGCCGGCCGGCTGAGCACGAGAAGGCCCCGGTACGGCTGA
- a CDS encoding peptidoglycan bridge formation glycyltransferase FemA/FemB family protein: MPITAAEHMAFVRAQRSVSFLQTPAWGGVKTEWRSESLGWFEGRHLVGAGLVLHRPVPRLDRFTLAYLPEGPVIDWSGDIGAWLDPLAAYLKAHGAFAIRLGPPVRTHTWSAAQVKEGIADPGRKRLTDITGHWTDPVGARVASRLRGAGWLPQSPEDGFGVGHPQFKYEVPLVGRTEDELLRGMNQQWRRNIKKSAKEGVEVTVGHGGPEDLKAFHDLYVHTAERDHFTPRPLRYFETMFAALSAEDPERIKLYLARHQGDLAAATVLVRVGAHAVYAYGASSTAKREVRASNACQWAMIRDSLAAGCDVYDLRGITPTLDADDPHVGLVQFKVGTGGQATRYVGEWDLPLRRMVYRAFDLYMRRRGR; this comes from the coding sequence ATGCCGATCACCGCCGCCGAGCACATGGCGTTCGTACGGGCCCAGCGGTCGGTCAGCTTTCTGCAGACCCCGGCATGGGGCGGCGTCAAGACCGAGTGGCGCAGCGAGTCCCTCGGCTGGTTCGAGGGGCGACACCTGGTTGGTGCTGGGCTCGTACTGCACCGCCCAGTGCCAAGGCTCGACCGCTTCACGCTGGCGTATCTACCCGAGGGCCCGGTCATCGACTGGAGCGGCGACATCGGTGCTTGGCTCGATCCGCTGGCGGCCTACCTCAAGGCCCACGGCGCGTTCGCGATCCGGCTCGGCCCGCCGGTGCGCACGCACACCTGGAGCGCCGCCCAGGTCAAGGAGGGCATCGCCGACCCGGGCCGCAAACGGCTCACCGACATCACCGGCCACTGGACCGACCCGGTCGGTGCCCGCGTGGCCAGCAGGCTCCGGGGCGCCGGCTGGCTGCCGCAGAGCCCGGAGGACGGGTTCGGGGTCGGGCACCCACAGTTCAAGTACGAGGTCCCGCTGGTAGGCAGGACCGAGGACGAACTGCTCAGGGGCATGAACCAGCAGTGGCGCCGCAACATCAAGAAGTCGGCCAAGGAGGGAGTCGAGGTCACGGTCGGCCACGGGGGCCCGGAGGACCTCAAGGCGTTCCACGACCTCTACGTCCACACCGCCGAGCGCGACCACTTCACACCCCGGCCGCTGCGCTACTTCGAGACCATGTTCGCGGCGCTGAGTGCCGAGGACCCCGAGCGGATCAAGCTCTACCTGGCCCGCCACCAGGGCGACTTGGCCGCCGCCACGGTCCTGGTCCGAGTCGGCGCCCACGCTGTGTACGCCTATGGCGCCTCCTCCACCGCGAAGCGCGAGGTGCGTGCCTCCAACGCCTGCCAGTGGGCGATGATCCGTGACTCGCTCGCGGCCGGCTGCGACGTCTACGACCTGCGTGGCATCACCCCCACCCTCGACGCCGACGACCCGCACGTCGGCCTTGTTCAGTTCAAAGTCGGCACCGGCGGTCAGGCGACGCGGTACGTCGGTGAGTGGGACCTGCCGCTGCGGCGGATGGTCTACCGGGCCTTCGACCTCTATATGAGGCGGCGCGGCCGCTGA
- a CDS encoding ferredoxin, which translates to MRVKVDVPSCVASGQCVMLAPDVFDQRDEDGTVELLDDTPPSELHDAIRESATMCPGAAIQVGESS; encoded by the coding sequence ATGCGCGTTAAGGTCGACGTTCCCAGCTGTGTTGCCTCGGGCCAGTGCGTGATGCTCGCCCCCGACGTCTTCGACCAGCGGGACGAGGACGGCACGGTCGAACTCCTCGATGACACTCCGCCCTCCGAACTCCACGACGCTATACGCGAGTCGGCCACCATGTGCCCTGGGGCAGCGATCCAGGTCGGGGAGTCGTCGTAA
- a CDS encoding non-ribosomal peptide synthetase produces MINAYGPTEATVAVTASEPLTGEGTPPIGRPITGVRTYVLDDRMKAVPDGDVGELYMTGPGLARGYLHRPAATAQRFLPDPFGGPGDRMYRTGDRVRARSDGQLVFVGRADDQLKVRGHRIEPGEVEAALFDVDGVAQAVVIEHENRLVAYVVGTAGAPVAVEHLLARLRRRLPSYLVPDVVVDLPRLPTSPNGKVDRAALPEPASAPRASAGRAPNTPTEALLATLFAEVLGVSSVGVEDSFFEVGGHSLLATRLVARIRETLNVRLRVQAFFNAPTVAQLAKVLDGTPT; encoded by the coding sequence ATGATCAACGCGTACGGCCCGACCGAGGCCACCGTCGCGGTGACCGCGAGCGAGCCGCTGACCGGCGAGGGAACACCGCCGATCGGCAGGCCGATCACCGGCGTCCGTACGTACGTTCTGGACGACCGGATGAAGGCCGTCCCGGACGGGGACGTGGGCGAGCTGTACATGACCGGCCCCGGCCTCGCCCGCGGATACCTGCACCGGCCGGCGGCCACCGCGCAGCGGTTCCTGCCGGACCCGTTCGGCGGCCCGGGCGACCGCATGTACCGCACCGGCGACCGGGTGCGGGCGCGATCGGACGGCCAGCTCGTCTTCGTCGGCCGCGCCGACGACCAGCTGAAGGTCCGTGGCCACCGGATCGAGCCGGGCGAGGTCGAGGCCGCCCTGTTCGACGTGGACGGGGTGGCCCAGGCGGTGGTGATCGAGCACGAGAACAGGCTGGTCGCGTATGTGGTCGGCACGGCGGGCGCGCCGGTGGCCGTCGAGCACCTCCTGGCGCGGCTGCGCCGGCGGTTGCCCTCCTACCTGGTACCCGACGTGGTCGTCGACCTGCCGCGGCTGCCGACGTCGCCGAACGGCAAGGTCGACCGAGCCGCCCTGCCCGAGCCCGCGAGCGCCCCACGCGCGAGCGCGGGGCGAGCGCCGAACACGCCCACGGAGGCCCTCCTGGCCACGTTGTTCGCCGAAGTGCTCGGCGTCAGCAGCGTCGGCGTCGAGGACAGCTTCTTCGAGGTCGGCGGCCACTCGCTGCTCGCGACCCGGCTGGTGGCCCGCATCCGCGAGACCTTGAACGTGCGGCTGCGGGTGCAGGCCTTCTTCAACGCGCCGACCGTGGCACAACTCGCCAAGGTGCTCGACGGCACACCGACGTGA
- a CDS encoding cytochrome P450, with the protein MRMTKTVEEVDLGDPDLYTTLDRHTRWRALAADDAMVWSEPGSSPNGFWSVFSHRACAAVLAPTAPFTSEYGMMIGFDRDHPDTSGGRMMVVSERQQHRRLRKLVGPLLSRAAAQALVERVRTEVDGVLDQALDGGVCDVAPAIGSRVPAAVVCDILGVPAEDQDLLIELTNHAFGGADEWFDGMTPRQAHTEILVYFHELIAGRRERPGADLVSTLVADDGLTLDDVLLNCDNVLIGGNETTRHAITGAVHALATVPGLLSDLRDGSADVDTVVEEVLRWTSPAMHVLRVTTDEVTVNGRHLPPGTPVVAWLPAANRDPAVFDDPDAFRPGRKPNRHITFGHGVHHCLGSALARIELSVVLRVLAQRVSRVELVREPTWLRAIAVQGYRELPVRFTGR; encoded by the coding sequence ATGCGGATGACGAAAACCGTCGAAGAGGTCGATCTCGGCGACCCCGATCTGTACACGACGCTCGACCGGCACACCCGCTGGCGCGCGCTCGCGGCGGACGACGCGATGGTGTGGAGCGAACCGGGCAGTTCGCCCAACGGGTTCTGGTCCGTGTTCTCACACCGGGCGTGTGCCGCGGTCCTCGCGCCCACCGCGCCGTTCACCTCCGAGTACGGAATGATGATCGGCTTCGACCGCGACCATCCGGACACCTCGGGCGGCCGGATGATGGTGGTCTCCGAACGGCAGCAGCACCGCAGGCTGCGCAAGCTGGTCGGACCGCTGCTCTCCAGAGCGGCCGCGCAGGCGCTTGTGGAGCGAGTGCGGACCGAGGTGGACGGCGTGCTCGACCAGGCGCTCGACGGCGGGGTGTGCGACGTGGCCCCGGCGATCGGCTCACGCGTCCCGGCCGCGGTCGTGTGCGACATCCTCGGCGTACCGGCCGAGGACCAGGACCTGCTCATCGAGCTGACCAATCACGCGTTCGGTGGTGCGGACGAATGGTTCGACGGGATGACGCCGCGTCAGGCCCACACCGAGATCCTCGTCTACTTCCACGAGTTGATCGCCGGGCGCCGCGAGCGCCCCGGCGCCGACCTCGTCAGCACGCTGGTGGCCGACGACGGCCTCACCCTCGACGACGTACTGCTCAACTGCGACAACGTACTGATCGGGGGCAACGAGACCACCCGGCACGCGATCACCGGTGCGGTGCACGCGCTCGCCACGGTGCCCGGCCTGCTGAGTGACCTGCGCGACGGGAGCGCGGACGTCGACACCGTCGTGGAGGAGGTGCTGCGCTGGACCTCGCCGGCGATGCACGTGCTCCGGGTGACGACCGACGAGGTCACGGTCAACGGCCGTCACCTGCCGCCCGGCACGCCGGTGGTCGCGTGGCTGCCCGCCGCGAACAGGGATCCCGCCGTGTTCGACGACCCCGACGCGTTCCGCCCCGGGCGAAAGCCCAATCGGCACATCACGTTCGGCCACGGGGTGCACCACTGCCTCGGTTCCGCACTCGCCCGGATCGAGCTGTCGGTCGTGTTGCGCGTGCTGGCCCAGCGGGTGTCACGGGTGGAACTGGTGCGGGAGCCCACCTGGTTGCGCGCGATCGCCGTGCAGGGGTACCGGGAACTCCCGGTGCGGTTCACGGGGCGTTGA